The Centropristis striata isolate RG_2023a ecotype Rhode Island chromosome 1, C.striata_1.0, whole genome shotgun sequence nucleotide sequence CTGAATACCAAGTACCTGAGAACACCCTACGGGGTCCAAAGATAAATCAGAAGGGTCAAAAGATAATTAACACAGAATTATGTTCAATTTTTCGGactattctgtattttattcccTTTTTTCTTTGTGAAATACTTCCAGCACTtcgggcatttaaaaaaaacctttaaatgaAACAACCTGAGAGGGGAAAATCACTACTCTGGTGAACTGCTCATAAGTCATGTCCACGAAGGACCTAACCTGTGATGAGAGGTCAGAACTGGTCATTTTAAGGGGCCACAAGCCAAAAAAGATTAGGAAACATACATAGATGCCCTCACTTGAAGTCAATTTAAGTGCAATCTGTTAAGCAACACATGCTGGCAAGGCGAACTTTTACATTAACAACATGTAGGAAAGGTCTAATCCCCTTTTTTTATGAGTCTCTCTGCAGAAATCGGTAAAGTTGAGGTAAACACGTGAGGTAAACAGAGGTGAAGACACAGCTTGCCCACATACGAGTGTTATTGCATTTGAAAGTTAATGAAGGACCTTTGAGCCATTGGAGCTCAAGCTACGCAAAGGTAACTGCTCTGGAAATGTTAGGTTAGATGAGATTCCTGTGCCAGACTAATCCATCCTGGAGCCTGAGAgcagcacagagacagagagaaagagaaagagagagagagagagagagagagagagagagagcagaatcTGCTGCAGAACAGCACAGCAGTGACACAGGGCAATTCTCTAGGGCCTTGCATTAGCGCGCTAAATTAAAGGGGGTATTAGATTAAATTGGCTCTCCGATTTCAGGGGTGTGAGTAAAATTCTGATTTGCATTTTCCACCGCTGCTTAAGATATAATTAGTTCAGGGTGATTCCCATGTGGAAAACACTGACAGCCAAATCTAACTGGCTGCCAGTAGCTTATCGTCTCTTCCAAGGCAAAAGGTACACTTGGCTCATGTTCGCTGTGTTTGTTAGTCAGTGGGTATGTGGTAAgagtatgtttgtgtgtacatctttgagtgtgtgtgcatatgtgttatGTGTGAATTTGCACGCATGCATGTGCTGTAAAATCTCCTTCTAAACTTCCTCCAGAACCTCACACTTCTCATTGAAATCCCACTCAGCTGAGCGACCATTAGCGCCACCAACAAggtgaagaaggaaaaaaaaaaaaagcactcgTGTTAATGTACGTTTAAAAGTTTGTCAAAGCAAGAGCACAGCTTCACACCTCTGAGATGCCTTTAAACTCAAACCCATTTCCGCAGCAGAAGGTGCGCCTGTAATTACAGATGCAGAGTCAAAAATAACAATTACCGCTGGAGAAGTCCATAATATGAATTACTGAACTCAGTGAAGGAGCTTTTAAAAAGCAAGTGTGGATTTGTTTGAGGGGTTTTCACACCCTTGGTAATTCTAACCATCTCTGCAAATGGATGTTTTCCAAAAGTAAGTCTACCCATACATTATGAATGTGAGGCCAGCTTCCTGGACACCTGTTTGGGGACACCTGTTAGTACACGATGTATGGTGTCGACATTAAGCAAGCTTCTCATTGCCACTTTTCTGTTTTACACATCTGACCTATAACCCATCAGTAAGCCCTTTATTTAATCCCTTCAACCTGTAAGAACGATTTCCTTTATATTCTGTTTCAGCTTGTTCCATCACTCAACAATATGAGCTCCTGtacaaaacactaaatgacatATGGATACAACAAATCGAAATGAACTAGATATCTTAATTTGACATCTTTCAAGTCATTTACATCTTTAATTTGACTCCTGAAACTCTCATTTTCTTTCTACTATTTCCCAAATGTACTTCACCTTATTTCAGGTATTTCTGTAATCAAGTTTCATTTTTCTTGTAGATGTTTTCACCAAAAAGTGTCCTGATACAAACTTTTGGAAATGTTGGGGTCTTAGCTCATATTTTAAACAAAGCTCTGTAGGTTTGAACAGTGCTTGTGTGCACATGTTTATATGACTGTAGAGCTGCAACGGTTTGTCAATTAGTGGATCAACAGAAAAGTAATCACAACTATTTTGAAAATCGATTTGTTAAAGTCACTTTTTAATACCAaaatggtagaaaatgcttttttcagCCTCTCAGTAAGGATATTTACtgcattttctctgttttatatgacATTAAACTGAAACTCTTTTCGAGTTTTGgataaacaagacatttaaagatttCTCGTTGGACTATGAGAAAACAATTAATCGagaaataatctgcagatttatcagtaatcaaaaataattctgtttgGGTTAAAgagataaaaggaaaaaaaacacaaaggaaaTTTTGTTTCTGGATTTCTGTTTCAGTTCCAAAGTGCGAAAGCCTTTGATGCTTGGAACTCCTGTCAAAATCATTAAAAGTTCCTAAGATTTTAATCAGGGATATTAGCTGTGAATGGCTTGCTGTCAAACTGGGATTGAACTGACAGAAATCCTCCATGTAGCGCTGGATTTATAGAGTACACAAGACATAAATGATGAGAatcacatgaataaataaaaatatgttatgtCACATTGAGCTTATCAACACTGCAGGGTCAATCTGCGTTCAGGCACAATCACAATCTACCTTGACTCCTTTCATAATTTCCTGATTACTGTAAAGCAGCAAGGACAGGCGATATTTACAAAGAAACTATATAAGAAATCACACTTATGTAAACTTGTTCGCCAAATTGGACGTTTCGAAAAATCAATCATGGATTCAAACAATCAGATGGCACAAATTCATAATGAACAAAGGTgaacatggtgttttttcatAAGCAGATTAggtaatattttataattaacctctttttcctctctatGTAATTACTTAATTAATGAGCAAATCACCAGGCCCTCAGGTTGCATTTGTTGGTGACTCATCCATACAAGCTCATGTTAAGTCAGTGAGCAAGTTGAAACTCTCAGGCTAAAGAGAACCATATTTGCAACTTAACATTCATATTCTGCCTTTGCCTTTGATAAGCAAATGTCAGCTtctaaataaatcaattaaaatgaacctttaaaaacaacactgcaCTCTGATTGTGTCCTAATGAAGCCTCTTGCCACTTGTCTATTAAGCCTGTGCTTaatatgtttttctctttcctaagtgacaatgtttttttttgcctctgcACCCTTCCTGATATGTAGCATGCCCCAGATTGATCCATAATTGGCcacaatgacagaaatataatataaaatgatttCATCTCAACCCCACTGTATATGCACAATCAATCCATACAGGATCAGTGGGAGAGGATCAGTCTGGGTGTTTCGCTCCCCTCCCCACACAAAACTTGGGGCATGTTTTGAGAAACGCCATCAGCAGCCCTGCCATCACTCTCACCATCTCTTGGTGGTCGGAGGCTGAGGCTTTGTGGGATATTGATTCTCCCCATCCAGAGACGGTTTCCATAATTGGTTAAAATGACCGGGTGCAGAGAGGGATGGCTCTCTGCTGAAAACCATTTCCCAGCCCTGCTTGGAGCTGAGCCAAGCTCGGGGTTGTTCGGATGCGTTCCAGCCCCAGCCTGACTGGCAGCAATTAGGGGTGTCTGAGCCAAGCTCAGCTTGCGCTCCACACAAACACCCCTAATTACTGCCAATTAGGCTAGGCGGGTAGGCAGATTTGAGAAGCCGGGGGGATGTTCAGGCATGGGTGGGCATGGAAACAATTTTCAAGGGCTTAGAACGTGACTGGATGAAAAGGTTAATGCTTTGGAGTGCAAGGGGATAATAACAAAAGAAGGGGAAGCAGAGCCCCGGTTCTCACCTCCAGCGACGAGCCTGGCTTCTTCTTCAGCTCCTCGCATTTCCTAAATTTGCAGATCTGGTGGCCCGTTTTGCGGTTCCGACAACTGCTGCAGACACCACAGTTGATTAGCCGCCTGCAGGGTGCACAGACCCCACaccttttccttttcttcttcgcTGGGTTTCCACTGGATACCGAGGAATTATTCTGTGGGCAGTCTGCCAGATTGGCAATTTGAAACGCACTGTCTGTAACGGCTGCTGAGGCTGCGGGGGAGTGAAGGGCTGTCATGACGATGACCCCGGGAGGTAATGAGATGCCCCCTAAAGCCGGGATAGCGGAAAAAGTTCCAACGCGTTCTGGGAGATTCATTATCTCTGCTTCAGCAGCGCCGCATTTCAGCTTGTTCATGCATTCTCCTGCTAAAGGTCTGCAGTGTTCGGGGGATAAGGTAGagaggaaattattatttgccATTTGCAGCGTCTCTGGCGGCACGCCAGGCTTCCCCGGCCTCTGGGAGTCATTTCTATGCATGCTGGTCCTATTAGGGTTTATTGCCGCTGATTTCCTTCCCCAGAGCATGGCGTTATCGCAGTTCCAAGGGGACATGCCAATTCTAGCACTGGGAAAAATGGGTGTTGTGATGCGGGCAATCTTAGCAGTCTGTGGAAATGCCCCATTGGTTTTATAAAAGTTTGCAAAAGACCTGTACCTTTCCATTTCTGCGTTATAATCCAAAAGCTGGCTTAATCCACCATCCTGAAGATTATCCTTTTGTAAGAGAGACACATCTGCATTCTGTCCGTTTTCAATGCAAAGCGCATTGTTTATGTTAGCCATGGCTGTGGAATGGTTGTCAATGTTCAGGAGAAGAGAGTGAGGTTACAGCGGCCTTTGTCGAACTGGAGCTGGTTACCAACAGTGTGTTACCATCCTGGTTTATCTTCTCCAGtactaaaagcaaaaaaaacaaacaacagttaCACATAAAAGACGCAAATGTTTTCATTCTAATCAGATTTCATTCCTCTGCTTCAACTTTTCTCTGAAGATAACAGCTGAACATTTGAAGAATCCTCTGGCACATTGTTTACGCCCCGCGTTTTACTATCACAAAAAGTCAGAACTGATCTTCATCTGGTGACAAGAACGTGATAGCTGTGACAGACCAACATGTCATTATTATAATGGGTGGGAAAGAATTAGCATGCTTCAAAAAAAATGCCAcacttttcaacattttttcagaTGTCTTGTCAAagtattgttatatattttgaaGAAAGTCCAATCAGCTACTTCACAGaatgcataaatacattttaatacacaATACACAATTCATCAAAACATAGAGATTGAATccaaaatatcactattttgaAAAGTTAGAGGAGAGCCCCACCAGGATTCAGATTATGACAGCAGTTGCTACAaacacaaagattttttttttttaccttaggCCTGCAATATAAGCTCTTAAAAATAATCTGCTTTGGGTGCCAGGAGGAACGTAGttaaatattttcacatttttcatctAATCCAAATAGTGGCGGAGGCCCGTCCTTGTAAACACAACTCTGTCCAGCCTCTTAAGAGCACCTGGTATTCATTCATGACCAGCTCTATTACATTTACTCATTGACAGCACAGATAGCCACTGGTGGATTTACATCAAGATCATGGCCCAGACCAACTACAGTGTCAGCTGCCTCAGgatggcttgtgtgtgtg carries:
- the cxxc4 gene encoding CXXC-type zinc finger protein 4, whose product is MANINNALCIENGQNADVSLLQKDNLQDGGLSQLLDYNAEMERYRSFANFYKTNGAFPQTAKIARITTPIFPSARIGMSPWNCDNAMLWGRKSAAINPNRTSMHRNDSQRPGKPGVPPETLQMANNNFLSTLSPEHCRPLAGECMNKLKCGAAEAEIMNLPERVGTFSAIPALGGISLPPGVIVMTALHSPAASAAVTDSAFQIANLADCPQNNSSVSSGNPAKKKRKRCGVCAPCRRLINCGVCSSCRNRKTGHQICKFRKCEELKKKPGSSLERTPVNNGEAFRWFF